A single window of Fischerella sp. PCC 9605 DNA harbors:
- a CDS encoding toxin-antitoxin system HicB family antitoxin has translation MTEEKEELVQVNIRMPESLANQAKLAARISGMSLNKYIIKVLDKAISLPSLEEEVERLQKEIEALKKTPIPALLL, from the coding sequence ATGACAGAAGAAAAAGAGGAACTTGTACAGGTAAATATAAGAATGCCTGAGTCTCTAGCCAATCAAGCTAAGCTAGCGGCTAGAATAAGCGGCATGTCGTTAAACAAGTACATCATTAAAGTGCTAGATAAAGCTATCTCATTACCCTCATTAGAGGAAGAGGTAGAGCGGTTGCAGAAAGAGATAGAAGCACTAAAAAAAACACCAATTCCAGCACTGCTCCTATAG
- a CDS encoding recombinase family protein produces the protein MFESATDAHSASTNTIPLRLIGYGRASTAKQSITKDVQLEGITRYCELYGHHLVDFFYDAAKSGKSKQNRGELLEALGLLEAGKANGIVVYKLDRLTRSPKDLFELVENYFKTYTLISVCDQIDTHSANGRLVINILTAVANWEREIIIERTLDSLGAKRVKGQHIGRVGIGYRKTKAGKLEKTPLYDILVDVYRRWNNGSTLLELASELNQKGILTSSKKMWSQQNLWFVLKKIESELISVGLVG, from the coding sequence ATGTTTGAATCTGCTACTGATGCACATAGTGCATCCACTAACACAATACCATTACGTTTAATCGGCTACGGTCGTGCATCCACAGCAAAACAATCAATTACCAAAGATGTGCAGCTTGAGGGTATAACCAGATATTGTGAACTCTACGGACATCACCTTGTAGATTTCTTCTATGACGCAGCCAAAAGCGGTAAATCCAAACAAAATCGAGGTGAATTACTCGAAGCTCTGGGATTACTCGAAGCTGGAAAAGCAAATGGAATCGTCGTTTACAAACTCGATAGACTTACGCGATCGCCAAAAGATTTATTTGAGCTTGTAGAGAACTATTTCAAAACGTATACCTTGATTTCTGTTTGTGACCAAATAGATACCCACAGTGCGAATGGACGTTTAGTGATAAACATCTTAACGGCTGTGGCGAACTGGGAACGGGAAATCATAATTGAGCGAACTTTGGATTCTCTAGGAGCGAAAAGAGTCAAAGGACAGCATATAGGTAGGGTAGGTATAGGCTATCGAAAAACTAAAGCTGGGAAGTTAGAGAAGACACCTCTATATGACATTTTGGTGGATGTTTATCGGCGATGGAATAATGGCTCTACATTGCTGGAATTGGCATCAGAATTGAATCAAAAAGGTATCCTAACGAGTAGTAAAAAGATGTGGAGTCAGCAGAATCTGTGGTTTGTTTTGAAGAAAATTGAGAGTGAACTTATCAGCGTAGGATTAGTTGGATAA